The DNA segment GTGAGGCCCAGCGGCTGCTGGCCCACCCGCTCCCGCATTGGGTAGAGCGCATGACGGTAAGCTACCTGCGGGCTCACGGCGGCAGGGCTGAGAGAAAGAACGGCGCCTGGGATCTCACGTGGCCGGGCAGCGAGCGACTGACCAATGTCGTCTTCACCAACAAGGAGGCTGAAGAGAAGCCTCTGAGCCGCCACGTGACGCTGGAAGCTCCCAAGGTGCGTGGGCTGGCCATGCGCCTACCTCCCTTTGCCCCGGGACAATCGGTCCCGGTCATCACGCTTCCTGGCCTTGCCCCAGAGATCATGGGTTTCTGGTCACTCTGGCGAATCTCGATCTCGACCGCCGATTGGAACCGCCGCCGGATCATGCCCTTGTTCCTGGCCGACGACGGTCGGGTGTTCGCGCCAACTGCCCGGCACATCTGGGATCAACTGCTGACCACTGCGCCCACGATCCTGCAGCATTTGGACGTCGAGACCTCGCATCAAGCCTTCGAGCGACTGCAGGAGGCGGCGGAACAACAGGGGAAGACGATTTACGACGAGCTGGTGCAGGCTCACCGGGAGCGTCTTGCTCGGGAGCGTGAGAAGGGCGAGTACGCCTTCGCTGCGCGACGCAGAGCCATCGAGCGCATCGGACTGCCCCAGGTCCGTAACCATCGCCTGAGTCTCTTGGAACAGGAGGAAGAACGCTTCAGGGAACAACTCGAGCGCAGGGCCCAGATCTTGCCGGAAATGGCGCCCCTGCTTCTCGTCCGCGTGGAGGGGAACCACGGATGAACGCGGATCAACACAGATTGATTCATGAAGATGAAACACGGCGCATCATCGGCTGCGCGATGGAGGTGCTGAATACGCTCGGGCATGGGCTGCTGGAGAAGCCGTATGAGAATGCTCTGGTTGTCGAATTCCAACAGCAGGGGATTATGTGTCGGCAGCAGCCTCGCTTTGATGTCATCTACAAGGGCGTCAAGGTAGGCGAGTACGTTCCGGACCTGATAGTCTTTGACAAGATCGTCGTAGACACAAAAGTGATCGATAGGATTACGGACCATGAGATCGGCCAGATGCTCAACTATCTCAAGATCACGGGACTACCGCTGGGT comes from the Dissulfurirhabdus thermomarina genome and includes:
- a CDS encoding GxxExxY protein; this encodes MNADQHRLIHEDETRRIIGCAMEVLNTLGHGLLEKPYENALVVEFQQQGIMCRQQPRFDVIYKGVKVGEYVPDLIVFDKIVVDTKVIDRITDHEIGQMLNYLKITGLPLGLILNFRRARLEWKRIVS